From Rutidosis leptorrhynchoides isolate AG116_Rl617_1_P2 chromosome 3, CSIRO_AGI_Rlap_v1, whole genome shotgun sequence, a single genomic window includes:
- the LOC139901315 gene encoding uncharacterized protein, translating to MANLNGICSKVFPQWQWTSNSNLCQSGTRIILGWNPNIVNLMVMSMSDQALHCMVKSLSNDVQFHVSFIYAHNYYISRRALWRELEMHKCLVGNHPWVMLGDFNASLSVNDSSCGSSSMTIAMSEFKDCVERICMSDVNHMGLHFTWNQRPKASSGLLKKIDRVMANDAFISTFVNAYAVFHPYRISDHSPAILKIPTQGTNHPKPSKFANFITFHDEFRDTVSDGWKTTVQGYKMFQVVKKLRALKKPLRKLAWRKGNLHDRVVKLRNALDEAQTKLDKWPDSASIREEESCILKEYNEACLEEELFLKQKAKVDWLREGDFNTRYFHNVVKGRRHRNRIQAIMDDAGLIREGNEVPDLFVKHYETFIGSASPVDTINRPEELFVKTIPTVKAEFMVREVSMLEVKDVVFECALNKSPGPDGFTAEFFRAAWDIIGDDITSAVRGFFHNGKLLKELNHTIISLLPKVTTPNRVTDYRPISCCNVLYKFISKIITNRIKGCLDDIVSSNQSAFIPGRRISDNILLTQDLMKNYHLSYGPPRCAFKIDIQKAYDTVDWNFLENILVRFGFPKVMVDWIMVCVKSTSFSICINGELHGYFRGKRGLRQGDPLSPLLFTLVMEALTLMLNRRATELEDFRFHPNCDKLNIINLCFADDLFIFSYANPGSVTVIAEALDEFKRCSGLVPSLAKSTAFFANVSNVVKAAILEILPFDEGTLPVKYLGVPLVSSSLFHRDCKILVDRVRDRIADWKNKFLSYAGRVQLITSVLTTMQLYWQSAFIVPIAIIKEIEGLLRGFIWCQGEMKRGKAKVKWSRVCLPKQEGGLGIKRLKEWNVALMASHIWRVLTNKQSLWVQWVHTYRLKGRSFWDAPVVAGASVSWRKILSIRDYIRDRFVYNVGDGVTVSAWHDAWSDYGPLANFISNRDILNAGYSREAKICDIVSQDGWNWPNEWYSKYPGLRNINTPVLSNDPDSIRWRDYAGNLVHFSVGIVWNTIRTRSDPVNWFPIVWFPQCIPRHSFLVWLLFGENLKTQDKLKPWEIGASVVLLCPFCHAEPDSHLHLFFRCPFAAQVWKYVKSSVRVNVAGNDWTDFVDSIRSCAARRTVCSIVSKLLFGAAVYMIWQERNKRLFKKDARSYSKVVAAIFSMVRLKIMALKWKNSRQVKLMKDAWKVNIDPTHTYGYLRSCHPTLGVGRPGGVRSGSRVATFGRIRVGSWNIGTLTGKRIELVDTFLKSKVDIGCVQETRWKGEGAVDVKDYRLWYPGYRIERNGVGIFLGKLHKDNVVDVGRFSDRIMSVSLIIKEETFTVISEYAPHAGLSDAEKRSFWDLLDEVVRGFPADHRLIIGGDLNGHLGAEAEGYEGAHGGFGFGPRNEEGHSIL from the exons ATGGCCAATTTAAATGGTATTTGTAGTAAAGTTTTTCCTCAGTGGCAATGGACGTCAAATTCTAACTTATGCCAGAGTGGTACACGAATTATTTTGGGGTGGAACCCGAATATAGTAAATTTGATGGTTATGTCTATGAGTGATCAGGCGCTTCACTGCATGGTCAAATCTTTGAGTAATGATGTGCAGTTTCATGTTTCATTTATTTACGCTCACAATTATTATATTTCTAGACGTGCTCTGTGGAGGGAGCTAGAGATGCATAAATGCCTCGTGGGTAACCATCCTTGGGTTATGCTTGGTGATTTTAACGCCTCTCTTAGTGTAAATGATTCGTCGTGTGGCTCGTCTTCCATGACCATTGCTATGTCTGAATTTAAAGATTGTGTGGAGCGTATTTGTATGTCGGATGTGAATCATATGGGGTTACATTTTACGTGGAATCAAAGGCCAAAGGCAAGTTCGGGTCTGTTGAAAAAGATTGATCGTGTCATGGCGAATGATGCGTTTATTTCTACTTTTGTGAATGCTTACGCGGTGTTTCACCCGTATAGGATTTCAGACCATAGTCCAGCTATTTTGAAGATCCCTACGCAAGGTACAAATCATCCAAAACCTTCCAAGTTCGCTAATTTTATTACTTTTCATGATGAATTCAGGGATACTGTTAGTGATGGGTGGAAGACAACGGTTCAGGGGTATAAAATGTTTCAAGTGGTAAAGAAATTAAGGGCGTTAAAAAAGCCTCTTCGTAAACTTGCATGGCGTAAAGGTAATCTGCACGACAGAGTTGTAAAGCTTCGTAATGCTCTTGATGAGGCGCAAACCAAACTAGACAAGTGGCCAGATTCCGCCTCTATTCGCGAGGAGGAAAGTTGTATTTTAAAAGAATATAATGAGGCTTGTTTAGAGGAGGAGCTATTCTTGAAGCAAAAAGCGAAAGTTGATTGGTTACGTGAAGGAGATTTTAATACTCGTTATTTTCACAATGTGGTCAAGGGCCGTAGACACAGAAACCGTATTCAAGCAATCATGGATGATGCGGGGCTGATTAGAGAAGGTAACGAGGTTCCAGACTTATTTGTTAAGCATTATGAAACGTTTATTGGTTCTGCTTCTCCAGTGGATACTATTAATCGGCCTGAGGAGTTGTTTGTCAAAACTATCCCGACTGTTAAAGCTGAATTTATGGTTCGAGAGGTGTCGATGCTAGAAGTTAAGGATGTGGTTTTTGAATGTGCCCTTAATAAGTCGCCGGGACCGGATGGTTTTACGGCTGAGTTTTTTAGAGCGGCGTGGGATATTATTGGTGATGATATAACTTCGGCAGTTCgtggtttttttcataatggaaaaTTACTCAAGGAATTAAATCACACTATTATTTCTTTACTTCCAAAAGTGACCACTCCGAACAGAGTTACGGATTATCGCCCGATTTCGTGTTGCAACGTTTTATACAAATTTATTAGCAAGATCATCACAAATCGTATTAAGGGTTGTTTGGATGATATCGTGAGTTCTAATCAATCGGCTTTTATCCCGGGAAGACGTATATCTGATAATATTCTTCTTACGCAAGATCTGATGAAAAATTATCATCTTAGCTACGGGCCTCCACGATGTGCGTTCAAGATCGATATTCAGAAAGCTTACGACACGGTAGATTGGAATTTTTTGGAGAATATTTTAGTCCGTTTTGGTTTTCCGAAGGTGATGGTCGATTGGATTATGGTTTGCGTAAAGTCAACATCATTCTCTATTTGTATTAATGGCGAGCTTCATGGCTATTTTCGTGGTAAAAGGGGGCTTAGACAAGGAGACCCTTTGTCTCCCTTGTTATTCACTTTAGTCATGGAAGCTTTGACGTTGATGCTTAATCGGCGCGCTACTGAGTTAGAAGATTTTCGTTTCCATCCTAACTGTGACaagctcaacattattaatctatgTTTTGCAGATGACCTGTTTATTTTTTCTTATGCTAACCCAGGATCGGTAACTGTTATTGCGGAAGCTTTGGATGAATTTAAACGTTGTTCGGGTCTAGTGCCTAGTTTAGCAAAGAGTACGGCTTTTTTTGCTAATGTTTCTAACGTGGTTAAGGCTGCGATTTTGGAGATTTTGCCTTTTGATGAAGGCACGCTTCCTGTTAAATACTTAGGCGTCCCTCTTGTGTCGTCAAGCTTATTTCATAGGGATTGCAAAATTCTTGTGGATCGAGTGAGAGATCGTATCGCAGATTGGAAGAACAAATTTCTTTCGTATGCAGGGAGAGTGCAATTGATTACTTCTGTTCTCACGACTATGCAACTTTATTGGCAATCTGCGTTCATTGTCCCGATTGCTATTATCAAGGAAATTGAAGGTCTTTTAAGGGGTTTTATATGGTGCCAAGGGGAAATGAAGCGGGGAAAGGCTAAGGTTAAATGGTCTCGTGTTTGTCTTCCAAAACAAGAAGGTGGCCTTGGTATTAAAAGATTGAAGGAGTGGAACGTTGCTTTAATGGCTTCTCATATTTGGCGTGTGCTGACAAACAAACAATCGTTGTGGGTTCAATGGGTGCACACATACCGCCTTAAGGGTAGAAGCTTTTGGGATGCTCCGGTTGTTGCTGGGGCAAGTGTTAGTTGGCGCAAGATTCTGAGTATTAGAGATTATATACGTGATCGTTTTGTTTATAATGTTGGAGATGGTGTTACTGTCTCAGCGTGGCATGATGCTTGGAGTGACTATGGGCCACTTGCTAACTTTATTTCTAACAGAGATATCTTGAATGCAGGATATTCTAGAGAAGCGAAAATTTGTGATATTGTTTCGCAAGATGGCTGGAATTGGCCGAATGAATGGTATTCTAAATACCCTGGGTTGCGCAATATTAATACGCCTGTCTTGTCTAATGATCCAGATTCAATTCGATGGAGAGATTATGCAGGTAACTTGGTACATTTCTCGGTAGGCATAGTGTGGAACACCATTCGTACTAGATCTGATCCGGTTAACTGGTTCCCAATTGTATGGTTTCCACAATGCATCCCTAGACATTCTTTCTTGGTTTGGCTCCTTTTTGGTGAAAACTTAAAGACTCAAGACAAATTAAAACCATGGGAGATTGGGGCAAGTGTTGTTCTTCTTTGCCCTTTTTGTCACGCTGAACCCGATTCGCACCTGCATCTTTTTTTTCGATGTCCATTTGCAGCGCAGGTTTGGAAATATGTTAAGAGTAGCGTGAGGGTTAATGTTGCAGGAAATGATTGGACTGACTTTGTTGACTCGATCAGAAGCTGCGCAGCAAGAAGAACTGTTTGTAGTATCGTTTCAAAGCTCTTGTTTGGTGCGGCTGTGTATATGATTTGGCAAGAGCGAAATAAAAGGTTATTCAAAAAGGATGCTAGATCGTATAGTAAGGTCGTCGCTGCTATCTTTTCTATGGTTCGGCTGAAAATTATGGCTCTTAAATGGAAGAATTCAAGGCAAGTGAAGTTAATGAAGGATGCATGGAAA GTTAATATAGACCCTACACACACTTATGGTTACTTGAGGTCATGTCATCCTACTTTAGGGGTGGGTAGGCCTGGAGGGGTTAGAAGCGGTAGTAGGGTAGCCACCTTTGGTAGGATTAGAGTGGGTAGTTGGAATATAGGAACCTTGACGGGTAAGAGGATCGAGCTTGTTGATACCTTTCTTAAGAGTAAGGTGGACATAGGGTGtgttcaagagactagatggaagggtgAAGGGGCGGTAGATGTTAAGGACTATAGGTTGTGGTACCCGGGTTATAGGATAGAACGGAACGGGGTAGGTATCTTTTTGGGAAAACTACATAAGGATAACGTCGTTGACGTGGGTAGgtttagcgataggattatgtcggttagtcTAATTATTAAGGAAGAGACTTTTACGGTCATTAGCGAATACGCACCTCATGCAGGTTTAAGTGATGCGGAAAAGAGGAGTTTTTGGGATTTGTTAGATGAGGTAGTGAGGGGGTTCCCAGCTGACCATCGACTGATTATAGGGGGTGATCTGAATGGACACTTAGGAGCGGAGGCAGAAGGTTACGAGGGAGCCCATGGGGGCTTTGGGTTTGGTCCTAGAAATGAAGAAGGGCACTCAATTCTTTAG